A genome region from Maylandia zebra isolate NMK-2024a linkage group LG6, Mzebra_GT3a, whole genome shotgun sequence includes the following:
- the LOC112434354 gene encoding uncharacterized protein LOC112434354: MHLIVRKRQPKSCWSRQDTNSPELCVNGTSRTFSTQERFILRIICASYYPAVPLLCLNLQQESRSPHMTPSAEVLSQPPSDQLTPSAEVLSQPPSDQLAQGPSIPGVPSHTLYSAALDNMKGTSASITLDNKNISNTSPRRAGTVRSKWTNDEVKVAERHVSLHKKLQSTR; encoded by the exons ATGCATCTGATTGTTCGAAAGCGTCAACCAAAGAGCTGCTGGTCACGGCAAGATACAAACTCGCCGGAGCTCTGCGTGAACGGCACATCCAGGACCTTCAGCACTCAGGAGAGATTTATCTTGAG AATCATTTGTGCAAGCTACTACCCTGCTGTCCCTCTGTTGTGTCTCAACCTCCAACAGGAAAGTAGAAGTCCTCATATG acaccaagtgCCGAGGTCCTGTCTCAACCTCCTTCAGACCAATTG acaccaagtgCCGAGGTCCTGTCTCAACCTCCTTCAGACCAATTG GCTCAAGGACCAAGTATTCCGGGGGTTCCAAGCCACACGCTTTACTCAGCTGCCCTGGACAACATGAAGGGCACCTCTGCCTCAATCACCCTGgacaacaaaaacattagcaacaCTTCACCAAGAAGGG CTGGGACGGTGAGAAGCAAGTGGACAAATGATGAAGTGAAGGTTGCTGAGCGGCACGTTTCACTTCATAAAAAGCTGCAAAGTACCAGGTAA